GCCTCATCTCCTCGTACCTGGGGAGCACATCGAAGAACATTCGTCAGTTGTTCGACCACGCTGCGTCCCGACCATGCGTTCTCTTTTTGGATGAATTCGACGCTCTCGCAAAGATGCGTGACGACGGCCGCGAGTTGGGTGAGTTGAAGCGCGTCGTTATTAGTTTGCTTCAGAACATCGACGCCCTTGGCACGGACCACGTTCTCATCGCTGCGACCAACCACGAGCATCTGCTCGACCCCGCCATCTGGCGACGATTCCACTACAAGCTGAAGTTGACCGAGCCGGATTTCAACGGGCGGGCGGCAATGGCGGCAACTTTTTTCGGTTCGTTCGCCACGCCCGAGTTGGCCGAACTCGTGGCGGCGATCAGCGACGGAATGACGGGAGCGCAACTGAGACAGGTTGCTGAGGACTGCGTGCGCGCGTCGGTGCTGGCAGACCAGAACCAAGTCACCGCACCGCAAGCCATCCACGCGATGCTCGCCGCAAACCCTAACACTCCGCTCGCGTCGGCTACGGTAGCCGATCAACTCAGAGCGCTACGAACGCTCGACAAGAAGCGGTTCACGCAAGCCCGCCTTGCGTCCATATTCGGGTACTCCCAATCGTGGGTATCCGATCTACTTCGGAGCAACACATGAGCGATGCTTTGCTGCCTATCAAGGTCGTGGTCGCCCGCGAGAACCTCGATTACATTACTCGCTCGGTGACGCCGCAGCAGTGGCCGCCGTTTAGAGACGTTACACCTGAGCTACGTGGCAAGCTCTCCAAAGAGGTGTTAGACGCCGGACAGCACTTCGCGCGCACCTTTCCGGATTGGAACACAGCGCCCGCCGTTGCTAAGGTGACGCTCATCCCTGAAGCCCTTGCTAAGACCTACCAGCCAAAGGCTATCTTCAACGACAAGACTTGCCCCATCATCGGCGCGGGTGCGCTGGGCGAGTTATACGTAAGCGCGACGCCCGGCGGCATGCAGAGATTGGCGGATCAACTTCTGCACGACGTAAGGGTCGTTGCCATCGCCCATATTTCCACCATCGCGCGGATCGAGCCGCACTCCCTACAACTGCCCCCGGACCTTCAACCCAGCGCGATCGTCACGCCAAAGCAGATGAGCAAGGCAAAGCGGTTGCGGTGCCGTCTATTCCAGCACCCGAACCAGGACGAGGCTGTAGCCGAGCAAGCCTTTATTCTTTTTGCTGAATCCAAGGGGGCCACGAAGGTTGAGCGGATGCCTTACGCCCCGGGCGTTCGCATCTACTGTCTGCACGATGTTCCGCCGGACAAGATTCCCGACCTTCAGGGCAATCAGGCCATCGAAGATATTTCGCTCTTCCCCGTCTATCATCAAGTCCGATCCAAGTACCGCATCCGTGCGGCGCTGACGGCCGACTTCTTCCCGCCGCCGGTTGCGGGAAAGGTGTACGGAGTGGTCGGCCTGATCGATAGCGGCACAGACCCTATCAACGAGCACTTGCAGGCTTGGGTCATCGCCAGAGATGACGGGAATATACCCCGTGAGATGCAGGATAACACTCACGGCAGTTTCGTGGCGGGAGTGGCGATACACGGTAGGCTGCAGGGCCGGCGCACTTCATTTAGTCGTCAGAATCTTAAGCACTTTGAGCAGGTATTGATCGTCCCAGGCGGCCTTCATGCGTCGAGTACGAATGCTGCCCTTGGTGTCCGCCCGCTGGAGCAGGGACAGGGCAACCCGGCGAATCATGCCCAGGTTGGCCCCGGCGTGTCCGGCCCGAGCCCGGCTGTCGTCTTCCCGGAACGCGATGTCCAGACACCAATGGAGCCCGTTCTCAATGCCCCAATGGTTGCGGATGTACCCCGCCAGCTCGACCGCCCCGATCCGCAAGCTGGTGAGGTAGTAATGGGCGGTGCTCTCATTCGGCTTCCCGTTCACCACCCGCTCCCGGCACACCAGGGCCACGGCCCCAACATCGGCCCACCCGCTCGGTAGCCCTTCCGGATCTTCAACCACCGTCACGTACCGCTCTTCCTCGCGCCCGTGCCCGTCCTCGACCGCGGACCCCATGTCACACCCGGCGAACGCGTCCTCCCCGGCCCGCGCGAACACCTCCGCCACCGCGCCGCGCAACCCCTTCTGGTTCCCCTTCACGCACACCACGTAATGCCCGCCCTGGGTGCGGATCTGGGACACCAACTCCTTCTGGCAAAAGGCCGCGTCGACGGTCACCACCGCGCCCGTCAGATCCAGGGCGCCCAACAGATCTGGGGCCGTGGTGATCTCGTGTCCGCCCTCGGGCACGGACCGCTGGCCCAGGATCAACCGGTTCTCCACGGCCCACGCCTCGACCAGATGCAAGCACCCGGTGAACGTGTTCTTGGTGGACCGCCGGGCGCTCTTACCATCGATCGCCACGTGCACCAGGCCGGTACTCTCGCATGCGGCTGCCATCCAGCGCCCGAACCGGTCCGCGAACGCGTCCGGGTCCAGCTTGGCGAACACGCGCTCGAACGTGTCCGGGCTCGGAACCCCGTGGGGCAACCGCAGGTACGGGGCGAACAACGTTTGCTTGGCCCGACCGAACGCGGCCACCTGGTCCCACCCGTCGGCCCCGGCGATCACCGCACACGTGGCCAACGTGAGGATATCCACCAGCTCATGCAACTTGTTCTTCGTTTCGCGGCGCGGGTCTGGCACATCCGCAAACACCGCCAGCAGCGGAATACTCATCGGGGTTCCTCCATAACAACCCCGATATAGACGTAAATGCGGCTGCCGTCACGGGTTCATAGTGCGCCAACCCTGCGGTAGGCTGTTGAACAACGGCAACGAGAATTTCCCATCTACCTCTTGTCGGATCGTTGATGTTGTTGCTCTCGACCGAGACGGCAGCATCGACGAATACGACCTGCTCACCGTGATCGACAATGCCATTACTAAGTACCCTTTCGTCCGCGTGTGGAATCTCTCGCTCGGTCGCGACACCCCATGCGTAGACGACCGGCACTCCCCGCTCGGAAGCGCTCTCGATGAGCGGATGAAGACGCACGACATTGTGTTTGTGTGTGCTGCCGGCAACTATGAAACCACCCCGCTCCGCAACTGGCCCCCCGACGGGTCAATTGCCTCTGACGAAGACCGGATTTGCCCACCCGCTGACGCACTGCGCGGTGTGACAGTCGGCGGCATAGCTCACTTGGACAACCGCAACACATGCGTCCGTCAGGGCGAGCCGTCGCCATTTACACGCCGCGGCCCTGCCCCTTCATTTGGGATCAAGCCCGAAGTGGCGTACCCGGCCGGAAACTGTGACAAGGACGGACGGCACACCCAGACCGGCATCGTCTCGATCGACAGCAACGGCAACGAGACCGAGAGCGTCGGCACGAGCTACGCCACCCCGCTCGCATCGAGCGTGATGGCGAACCTGATTAGCGAACTTACTGACTGTCCCGTATGTGGTGATTTGCAGTAACCTGTTTGCCGGCCAGCGAATCCGGGTGCCGCTCTCCGTCCCGTAGGATGGGGATGCGAACTCAGCGTTACCCGAGTGACGTGACCGACGAGCAGTGGGCCCTGGTCGAGCCGCTCATCCCGGTGTACCCGGGCGGGCGGCCTCGCACGACCTCGACCCGCGACGTCCTCGACGGCGTCTTCTACCTGTTGCGGACCGGGTGCCCGTGGCGGTTCCTGCCGAAGGAGTTCCCGCCCAAGAGTACCACCTGGCGGTACTTCGACGAGTGGCGGCACAACGGCACGCTCGACGCGATTCACGACGCCCTGCGGGAGAAGGTCCGCCGACACGGCGGCCGCGAGCCGACGCCCTCGGCCGGGAGCATCGACACCCAGTCGGTCCCGGCCAGTGAGGGTGGAGAGGCACGCGGGTACGACGCCCACAAGAAGGTGAACGGCCGGAAACGACACGTGGTGGTGGACACGCTCGGGTTACTCGTGGCGGTAGCGGTCACGGCCGCCAGCGACGATGACGGGACTCGTGCCCCGGCGGTGCTGGCGAAGATCACCGGCGAGGGCTTCCCCCGGCTGCGGCGGCTGTGGGCGGACAGCAAGTACCACAACCACGGCCTGTACGCCTGGGTCGCCCAGCACGCGGGATACGAGATCGAGGTGGTCCGCCGGCCCGATGGCGAGACGGGCTGGGTCAAGTTGCCGAAGCGGTGGGTGGTGGAACGGACGTTCGCCTGGCTGAAGCGATGCCGGCGGCTGACGGTCGATCGGGAGAAGACGATTCGGTCGAGCGAGGCGATGGTCCGGCTGGCCATGATCCGACTCATGCTCCGTCGCCTCCACCCGACCAACGACGAGGCACCGTTCCGCTACCGAAAGAGCTCGTAATACCCCTATGGGACAGTCAGTTAGTGCGGGCGGCGAGGTGGCGCCCGTTCCACTTGCCAAAGCCTTGTTCTGCCACTCAGCCTTTTTGCGGTCGGGTCCGCCAACACCGGACGAACTCCGATATCGTGGCGTCGGCTGTCCGCAAGACCTTGCGGAAATGCTGCAATGCCGTCAGTCTGCCGCGACGATCATCCTCCAAGTGCCGCTCACTTCGAGGCCCGATTTCGTGAAGAACCCTTTCCCGCTTCCGCGGTCTCTCTTGGGTGACAGTGACGGGCTACAGTGCGAAATGTTCATGACACTCTATTACGATTCGCCGCTGGACGCTTCCTGTCAGTGCGAGTACACGCGAGTCAACGTGGAAGCGTCACTCGGAGAGGTGCGTGAGCGCAACCGGAAAGACAAAGACCCGGCGGATCTCTTCGGGGGCGAAGTTCGCGTTGTGCCACGAAAACTGAAGAGCGCGTACCCCAACGAGAAGGAGCGAGTAGAGCACGGATTCAAGTGGTCGCCGCTGAAGTTCTACCACCGCAAATTCATGCGGAAAGAGGTACAAGGGCCGTGGGAACTGCGGTTGGAGATGCTCACCCGAAACGGCGTGGTGCTGGAGCATCCCATCAACGTGTTTTTGGTGGTCACGCTACGGTCAGCGAAGCCTGGGGCGACCGTCTACGACGAACTCGTCGTAGAAATGGCCCGACTGGGCTGGGGTGCGAACGATCTCAAGATTCGCTCCCGTGAGCGTCACTAGCCCCCTCCTTCCCCCACCGCGCCGCGGACGCTTTCTTTGCGCTCGCGGTTCTTTGTTTCTTGGTCATCGACTTCGCCCGCGCCTTCCCACCCTTCAACCCGCCCACCGCCCCACGCGCGACGGCGCTCGGATCTTTCCCCACGTCCCGATCGGGAGTCTTCTCGGCCGCGCCAGTAGCTTCCGCGACGATCCGCGCAGCGAGCTGGTTGAGGTCGAGTTTCGTCTTCGGCTTTGCGGCCGGCTTCTTCTTCGGTGACTTCGCCATACCCAAACACTAACCGCGTGCCGAATTCCGGGCAAGTCCGCGAGATCGCGAAGAAATTTCAAACTGAGACACTACCAAGAGAGCTGGAAGCTGTGAAGGCCCAGGTCGGCGCGGTAGTTGTGGGTGCTCGCCCAACACCCTTTTTGGAGGCCCGCACGTATCCAAGAATGCCGCACTCAAGCCGAGCAATCCCGCAGTGATCGAGGCCGTGTCCGAAGGTGCAATGTCCGTCCGTCAGGCGATGGCTTTCACCGGCGACTCACGCGGCCGGCTGTTTCAGTTGATGGATGCCGGCGTGCTGGAGTGGTTTAAAGCGGGCCGTGATCGGCGCATCACCCGCAAGTCGCTCGTCGAATACCTTGCGGCCCTCTACGTCGCGAACAAGTAAGCCACAGGTGGCATTTCCCCCACTTCTCGCTGATCGTGAGCACGACCCTTCCCGGGTCAGTAAGTATTCTGCCCTACGTCGCCCTTCTTGTTCAGGAGTTTCGCACAATGGGACGTCCAGCCAAGCCCATGTTCCAGGCCCCGACCTCGGAAGAGATTTGCTCCGAAGGTGCCTCTCGCCGGAGGGGGCGGCCGAGTTCACTTCCCTCTCCCGGACGGAAATCGATCGCGCGATCGTCCGGGGAGAGATCGAGACGTTCCGCTACGGGCGCCGCGTGCTCATTGCAAAACGAGAGATGGTCCGATGGCTCGCGGATTTGCGAGACAAAAATTTGCAATCCACCGGCCGCATCTGAGTGCACTGGTGCACCAATTATGAATGCGGATTGTCATTGATCGCCAAACTATCCTGCTCCACGTCGCCCGATACTGTTGGAGCAGGTTATGCGTGTCCCCAAGTTGACGACGCGGCTCGTGAAGATGCAAGAAGCGTGCAGGGCACTCGGGTGCTGCCGCCGAACGTTCTGGCGCCGGTGGCACTTGGTATTCACCGCTCCGCGCCCGGTCTTGCAACGGAAGGGCGCGGAGCGCCGTGTCTACGAAGACGAGCTGGCCATCGCAATTGAGCAGTCGAGTCGAGGCGTCGCACCGGTGCTGAACTACAGGCGCATCAAAGGGCGGCTCTGATTCGGAAACCGAGAAATGGTCTTGGTGCTTCGTTGGTGGGGGTGAGCACTACTCACCCCCACCAATTTCACGACACAAACCGCCTCTTTGCACAACACCCGATACACGAATCGCATCACGAGCCCTGGGACGCCTGAACGGTAACATCGTCCACAGAATTTGTGTTGTCAGGTGTGGAGCACGGTGGGTGAAAAATCTGGGCCGCAAAATCGTACTTGTCAGCGGGCAGGATGTTGAAACTCGCGCTCCAAGATTTGGAGACCGTGTCGATGGACACGTCCCCTTTATGTGTGGCTGCGCCCTCGTTTGTTGATTTGGTCGCGACGCACGTGATGACCGGGAAGAACGCCGCCGTGTAGATCCCGTAGACGGTCAGCGGGAGCTGGCACGTGACATTCGCCCCCGGGTACTGGATCGTGATCGTGCCCAGATCCGCCGGATCCGAACATTCTCGCGGTGCCGCTGGTGAAATTGACAGCGTGGACATGCCCATTCTCCTTCAAGGGTTATTAAGAGACATCGGTTCGACGGACACGTTTCGGACGGCAATGGCCCCGTTCTCGATCAACACACCGATGGGCGCACGGGGCACCCAGGACCACAGAATTGTGCCGTTACTCTGTGTGATCCGATCAAGTGTTTCCCGGCTCGATTTGGTGGCGCGTTTCGTGAGCTTGTCAACCGGGCACACGGCCGCTTCAACCGGCGCGCCCCCCGACTCCCCGAACAGAACCCGCACCCTCTCGGGAGCGATTTCGATGGTCAGTTCTCTCCAGCGATCCGAGCGGATCGGGGACCGGCCCGGTAGCTGATTCACCGCGCCCGCTTTCTTCGCCCCCGTCCCAGGTGCCCAAACGAGGCCCTCGACCGCCACCAGTGCCCCCTCGCTCCAGTGCCCCCCGGGCCGGTCCAGAGAATCTTCCAGGCACGCCGCGAAGAAACAGACGCACTCGGCTCCCCCCGGTCCCCCGAACGATTGTCGGCCAAAATAAACTCCGGACCGGACCAACTTGTCTCCGAACCGTTCGACGAGAATCTCGGCGGTGATCCGGTACCGGTCGCACCCCGGGTCCGGGAGGAGTTCCAGGAGCGCGA
This region of Gemmata massiliana genomic DNA includes:
- a CDS encoding ISAs1 family transposase encodes the protein MSIPLLAVFADVPDPRRETKNKLHELVDILTLATCAVIAGADGWDQVAAFGRAKQTLFAPYLRLPHGVPSPDTFERVFAKLDPDAFADRFGRWMAAACESTGLVHVAIDGKSARRSTKNTFTGCLHLVEAWAVENRLILGQRSVPEGGHEITTAPDLLGALDLTGAVVTVDAAFCQKELVSQIRTQGGHYVVCVKGNQKGLRGAVAEVFARAGEDAFAGCDMGSAVEDGHGREEERYVTVVEDPEGLPSGWADVGAVALVCRERVVNGKPNESTAHYYLTSLRIGAVELAGYIRNHWGIENGLHWCLDIAFREDDSRARAGHAGANLGMIRRVALSLLQRADTKGSIRTRRMKAAWDDQYLLKVLKILTTK
- a CDS encoding helix-turn-helix domain-containing protein, whose translation is MIEAVSEGAMSVRQAMAFTGDSRGRLFQLMDAGVLEWFKAGRDRRITRKSLVEYLAALYVANK
- a CDS encoding IS5 family transposase; the protein is MRTQRYPSDVTDEQWALVEPLIPVYPGGRPRTTSTRDVLDGVFYLLRTGCPWRFLPKEFPPKSTTWRYFDEWRHNGTLDAIHDALREKVRRHGGREPTPSAGSIDTQSVPASEGGEARGYDAHKKVNGRKRHVVVDTLGLLVAVAVTAASDDDGTRAPAVLAKITGEGFPRLRRLWADSKYHNHGLYAWVAQHAGYEIEVVRRPDGETGWVKLPKRWVVERTFAWLKRCRRLTVDREKTIRSSEAMVRLAMIRLMLRRLHPTNDEAPFRYRKSS
- a CDS encoding AAA family ATPase translates to MLREFLFDVAKIVEGATNSDLQKVASYTAQLADRLEGAGETEAANRIRRILQNSKAGTLGLTKATGHKANAALPVDTESRLPVADEERPMPGEVKLVLSEASKRALEQFLKFFRAAGRLVAHGVGVSPSILLYGPPGCGKTQLARYVAAELSLPLITARTDSLISSYLGSTSKNIRQLFDHAASRPCVLFLDEFDALAKMRDDGRELGELKRVVISLLQNIDALGTDHVLIAATNHEHLLDPAIWRRFHYKLKLTEPDFNGRAAMAATFFGSFATPELAELVAAISDGMTGAQLRQVAEDCVRASVLADQNQVTAPQAIHAMLAANPNTPLASATVADQLRALRTLDKKRFTQARLASIFGYSQSWVSDLLRSNT
- a CDS encoding S8 family serine peptidase; protein product: MNNGNENFPSTSCRIVDVVALDRDGSIDEYDLLTVIDNAITKYPFVRVWNLSLGRDTPCVDDRHSPLGSALDERMKTHDIVFVCAAGNYETTPLRNWPPDGSIASDEDRICPPADALRGVTVGGIAHLDNRNTCVRQGEPSPFTRRGPAPSFGIKPEVAYPAGNCDKDGRHTQTGIVSIDSNGNETESVGTSYATPLASSVMANLISELTDCPVCGDLQ
- a CDS encoding histone H1, with amino-acid sequence MAKSPKKKPAAKPKTKLDLNQLAARIVAEATGAAEKTPDRDVGKDPSAVARGAVGGLKGGKARAKSMTKKQRTASAKKASAARWGKEGASDAHGSES